In a single window of the Bacteroidota bacterium genome:
- the purQ gene encoding phosphoribosylformylglycinamidine synthase subunit PurQ — MKIGVVVFPGSNCDEDIVHVLRNVLRLQVVKLWHKDHDLQGCDFIILPGGFSYGDYLRSGAIARFSPIMKEVIAFANQGGFVLGICNGFQILCEAGLLPGALTHNEHHQFVCKNVFIKADNNDSLITASIPLDRALKIPIAHGEGRFYADEATMSEMKANGQILFRYCDEEGNITPLSNPNGTLDDIAGICNAGKNVFGMMPHPERAAEGVLGNTDGKLIFECVTSGTLSR, encoded by the coding sequence ATGAAAATAGGTGTTGTAGTATTCCCCGGCTCCAATTGCGATGAAGACATTGTGCATGTGCTTCGCAATGTTTTAAGATTACAAGTTGTTAAATTATGGCACAAGGATCACGATCTTCAGGGATGTGATTTCATAATTTTACCCGGCGGATTTTCATATGGTGATTATTTAAGATCAGGTGCTATAGCACGTTTTTCTCCGATCATGAAAGAAGTAATTGCATTTGCAAACCAGGGTGGATTTGTTTTAGGAATCTGCAATGGCTTCCAGATCTTATGTGAAGCCGGACTTTTACCGGGAGCGTTGACTCACAATGAGCATCACCAGTTCGTTTGTAAAAATGTTTTTATCAAAGCTGATAATAATGATTCATTGATCACAGCTTCAATCCCATTAGATCGTGCTTTGAAAATTCCAATCGCTCATGGCGAAGGAAGGTTCTATGCAGATGAAGCAACAATGTCAGAGATGAAAGCAAACGGTCAAATCTTATTCCGTTACTGCGACGAAGAAGGAAATATTACACCGCTTTCAAATCCAAACGGAACTCTTGATGACATCGCCGGTATTTGTAATGCAGGAAAAAATGTGTTTGGAATGATGCCACATCCTGAGCGTGCTGCGGAAGGTGTTTTAGGAAATACTGATGGCAAACTTATATTTGAGTGTGTGACTTCAGGAACTCTTTCCAGATAA
- a CDS encoding (2Fe-2S) ferredoxin domain-containing protein has product MKYKKHIFICTNQRAEGQRKSCGEECGMKLVQEFKKQIKEKKIDFPVRVQRTGCLDACEHGPSMVVYPEGIFYGGVKESDIGQIIDEHILSDKPVERLIIDFSKDE; this is encoded by the coding sequence ATGAAATATAAGAAACACATTTTTATTTGTACCAATCAAAGAGCAGAGGGCCAGAGAAAATCGTGTGGCGAGGAATGCGGAATGAAACTCGTACAGGAATTTAAGAAGCAAATAAAGGAAAAGAAAATCGATTTCCCGGTCAGAGTGCAACGCACAGGTTGTCTGGATGCCTGCGAACATGGACCATCAATGGTCGTTTATCCGGAAGGAATTTTTTATGGTGGAGTTAAAGAAAGTGATATCGGTCAGATCATAGATGAACATATTCTGAGTGACAAGCCGGTAGAGCGGTTAATTATCGATTTTTCAAAAGACGAATAA
- a CDS encoding T9SS type A sorting domain-containing protein produces the protein MSSRSAVNATINPIPADPTTTGGNLCGTGSTTTLSSSGSDIFWYDDATGTNQVGTGNNFVTPVLSATTIYYAQSSNGTCESNFVPATATLVSLPTVSVGPDTAIEIGTAYILDAGPGFVTYLWNTSDQTQQLTIYAPDTFCVEVTDANGCSATDCAIIDFFVGINDDAAISIFSIYPNPSYGNVNITFNEKMKNATLSVVDVSGKIIFNSPVSNTVAGTTISINTSDFSSGVYFVKVSSDEKQFSGKLMIE, from the coding sequence GTGAGTTCACGGAGTGCAGTAAATGCAACGATCAATCCAATTCCCGCTGACCCAACAACTACCGGTGGTAATCTATGCGGAACAGGAAGCACCACTACACTTTCTTCTTCAGGTTCGGATATTTTCTGGTATGATGATGCAACTGGAACAAATCAAGTTGGAACCGGCAACAACTTCGTAACACCTGTCTTGAGTGCAACAACTATTTATTACGCACAATCATCTAACGGTACATGTGAAAGTAACTTCGTTCCTGCAACTGCAACTCTGGTAAGTTTACCAACTGTTTCTGTCGGACCCGACACTGCAATTGAAATCGGAACAGCATACATACTTGATGCAGGTCCGGGATTTGTAACTTATTTATGGAATACTTCAGATCAAACACAACAACTAACGATTTATGCTCCCGATACATTCTGTGTAGAGGTTACCGATGCCAATGGTTGTTCTGCTACAGATTGTGCAATCATTGATTTCTTTGTTGGTATAAATGATGACGCCGCAATCAGCATTTTCAGTATTTATCCAAATCCTTCTTATGGAAATGTAAATATCACTTTCAATGAAAAAATGAAAAATGCTACATTGTCTGTTGTCGATGTTTCTGGTAAAATAATTTTTAATTCACCGGTTTCAAATACTGTTGCCGGAACTACAATATCAATCAACACTTCTGATTTTAGTTCAGGAGTTTATTTTGTAAAAGTCAGTTCTGATGAAAAACAGTTTAGTGGAAAACTAATGATTGAATAA
- a CDS encoding MerR family transcriptional regulator: MGRYSIKDIELLTGIKAHTIRIWEQRYSIPLPKRTETNIRYYDDNDLKLLLNISLLNHNGHKISEIIRLNAKEISDLIVTYSLQTEKHPVVIQTMISSMIELDEVAFERTLSTCILQLGLENTMMDVVFPFLGAIGVMWQTGTINPAYEHFITNLIRQKLIVAIEGQPVRRDAAGKKFLLFLPETELHELGLLFGNYMIRKSGNHSIYLGQNVPLVDVEKIGLRYQPDYIIVSMTTTYTLEFASEMLTTLRDKFQSSIVLVTGRFFNQYPDMVGEGMEVIKQPADLSKYF; encoded by the coding sequence ATGGGACGATATTCGATCAAAGACATAGAACTGTTAACCGGTATTAAAGCCCATACGATCCGTATCTGGGAGCAACGTTACAGCATTCCACTCCCGAAGCGTACTGAAACCAATATCAGGTATTATGATGACAACGACCTGAAACTTTTGCTCAACATTTCATTGCTCAATCATAACGGACACAAGATCTCCGAGATTATTCGTTTGAATGCAAAAGAGATCAGTGACCTGATTGTAACGTATTCATTACAGACAGAGAAACATCCGGTAGTGATTCAGACAATGATCTCATCAATGATCGAACTGGATGAAGTTGCGTTTGAAAGAACATTGTCAACATGTATTCTGCAACTTGGATTAGAGAATACAATGATGGATGTTGTGTTTCCATTCTTAGGAGCAATTGGTGTGATGTGGCAAACCGGAACTATTAATCCTGCCTATGAACATTTCATTACAAACCTTATCCGGCAGAAATTAATTGTAGCAATCGAAGGTCAGCCTGTTCGAAGAGATGCTGCAGGAAAAAAGTTTCTATTGTTTTTACCTGAAACAGAGTTACACGAACTTGGATTACTTTTTGGAAATTATATGATTCGTAAATCCGGAAACCACTCAATTTACCTTGGGCAAAATGTTCCATTGGTCGATGTGGAGAAAATTGGTTTACGTTATCAGCCGGATTATATTATCGTGTCAATGACTACAACTTATACTCTGGAATTTGCGTCTGAAATGCTTACTACGCTAAGAGATAAATTTCAATCATCCATTGTATTAGTTACCGGTCGTTTTTTTAATCAGTATCCTGACATGGTAGGAGAAGGTATGGAAGTGATTAAACAGCCGGCAGATCTGAGTAAGTACTTTTAA
- a CDS encoding RNA polymerase sigma factor, translating into MTKEFQAKVTQEESPLKNYAIKLTHDQMEAEDLVQDTMLKAFINEDKFSSGTNLKGWLYTMMKNIFINKYRRAMKSKIFNDTTEDQYYLNSAASNRGNEGEGNLVMKDINTALGELSDNLRTPFMLSYQGYKYEEISKFLKIPLGTVKVRIHNARKELMKKLSSYQYNNN; encoded by the coding sequence ATGACAAAAGAATTTCAAGCTAAGGTTACGCAAGAAGAATCACCATTAAAGAATTATGCGATCAAACTGACGCATGATCAGATGGAAGCGGAAGATCTTGTTCAGGACACGATGTTGAAGGCTTTTATAAATGAAGATAAATTTTCATCCGGGACAAATCTGAAAGGGTGGTTGTATACGATGATGAAAAACATCTTTATCAACAAGTACAGAAGAGCGATGAAGTCGAAGATCTTCAATGACACTACGGAAGATCAATATTATCTGAATTCAGCTGCATCAAACAGAGGAAATGAAGGCGAAGGGAATCTTGTGATGAAGGATATCAATACAGCACTTGGAGAATTATCTGATAACCTGAGAACTCCCTTTATGCTTAGCTATCAAGGGTATAAATACGAGGAGATTTCGAAATTTTTGAAGATTCCTTTAGGAACCGTAAAAGTTCGGATTCACAATGCCCGTAAGGAGTTGATGAAAAAGCTCTCATCTTACCAATACAATAACAATTAA
- a CDS encoding T9SS type A sorting domain-containing protein: MKRKLLLPVFFLLLLVSASKAQIQFSTEYGGQYNEDGRWMEQLPDSGFIMVGGTATYSNGQTDFWLVRADAYGNQLWTKSIGGTGFDFANMVKPTPVDNGFIICGLTNSYGGGDNDGWIVKTDVNGNTQWSRTVGDAGLQELEAIVLTSDGGYAAVGVNYTTGTQYYDILLVKLNSAGVKQWQKNIGGQGYEIGNSIQETADHGFILSGQTYSYGLEDGDTYLVKTDSAGNVEWEKSITNKGIQESHYVAIAPDGGYVMIADADSLDNALGQTDIWLIKTDSNGDTLWTKAVGGNKKDGGKTVEITADGGMILGGITRSFGLINPNYYFIKTDSLGNIEWQNTSYGSIYHDHGYRAIETSDGGFAQFGYFRNSAGFMNYCLVKVGPNGGVTKDIGIDEFITPYTSLCRSNNIPLELKLTNYGATNETNIVVTIDIDNGTNVTTLRDTLTGSLASGVSRNLVFDDTYNFNVDGIYTVTAHTSHRNSDISYSNDTNIVTVTVLPPTVDPQTTSGISCSAASLTLSATPASSDDSLFWYDSPVNGDLIMSGNAYTTPTLTSSESYYVEAVKGKGSKVGPVDNSIGNGNTNNNGYLKFDTRLALKIISVKVIANSAGNRTIELRNSSGTVLQSKTINLPAGESRVYLDFDVPQGNDFQLGLGSGSGNLFRNTSGANFPYDISKTIEIYGSSSTSSSVYYYFYDWYIFVPFENCGSNRVETQANIGTSTPTNAYDQTRCGPGTVTLTASGVSADLDWYDAPTGGTLVDPGQNFTTPSLSSTTTYYLEVAGCSPRIAVQAIISSQPAVPTTADVTNCGPGQIVLTATSSDSIFWYDAATNGTLLGTGSSFTTPYLNSTQTYYVSAGADCPSARVPVRAVINSVAAPVVSNVVACGPVSVTLNATSADPVGWYDQQIGGTLLATTYNFVTPVLGTSTTYFAQSLGACPSSRVPVIADITTVASPVGTDADRCGPGTVVLSAQSIDTVTWWTDITAGTQLSSGLIYTTPVISATSTYYAQAANNGCTSVRIPVTATITYTPAPTASDSANCGPGTIDLAAASTDTIYWYDAPTGGTLLFTGNVFTTPSLTTTTTYYAQASLACPSPRTAVDAIISTTAADPIVQDTAICGTSSVTISASAVNPITWYDAPGGTVLGTGSTYTTPSISSSTTYYAVAGIPGCISNAIPLEVTVNTVPSDPTVTTASNCGPAQLSVTATAADPVSWYSAASGGTLLSSNATYTATFNTTTTVYAISSNGLCNSAAIPSTITIHTVPNINIGPAVISINSGQTVTLDPGAGFTSYLWSTTATSQTITTGIAGFYYVTVTDGNGCQGADSVTINVIIGIEDPEAENAVTVYPNPTRGVFRLVVRDPSLKFEVRITDVLGKLITSDKHMENTLYSKSFDLTNEPNGVYFISIISINGIVTRSVIIE, from the coding sequence ATGAAAAGAAAATTATTACTCCCGGTATTCTTCTTGTTACTTCTGGTTTCTGCGTCAAAAGCCCAAATTCAGTTCTCTACAGAATATGGCGGACAATATAATGAAGATGGCAGATGGATGGAACAACTTCCAGACAGCGGATTCATTATGGTTGGTGGAACGGCAACTTATAGCAATGGACAAACAGATTTCTGGTTAGTGCGTGCTGATGCTTATGGTAACCAGCTTTGGACGAAATCTATTGGCGGAACAGGTTTCGATTTTGCAAATATGGTAAAGCCGACACCGGTTGACAATGGATTTATCATTTGCGGATTAACTAATTCATATGGTGGTGGTGATAATGATGGTTGGATCGTAAAGACAGATGTTAATGGTAATACTCAATGGTCAAGAACTGTTGGTGACGCCGGACTTCAGGAACTGGAAGCGATCGTACTTACTTCTGATGGTGGTTATGCTGCTGTCGGTGTTAATTATACTACCGGTACTCAATATTATGATATCCTTCTCGTAAAATTAAATTCTGCCGGAGTTAAACAGTGGCAAAAAAATATCGGTGGTCAGGGTTATGAGATCGGAAACTCTATTCAGGAAACTGCTGATCATGGATTTATTCTTTCAGGTCAAACGTATAGTTACGGTCTTGAAGACGGCGATACATATCTTGTAAAAACTGATTCTGCCGGAAATGTTGAATGGGAAAAATCTATCACCAACAAAGGAATTCAGGAATCACATTATGTTGCTATTGCGCCTGATGGTGGTTATGTAATGATCGCTGATGCTGATAGTCTTGACAATGCCTTAGGACAAACAGATATCTGGTTGATCAAAACTGATTCCAATGGAGATACATTGTGGACAAAAGCTGTTGGCGGAAATAAAAAAGATGGCGGTAAAACAGTTGAGATCACTGCCGACGGCGGAATGATCCTTGGCGGTATTACAAGAAGTTTTGGATTGATCAATCCAAATTATTATTTTATTAAAACTGATAGTCTCGGAAATATTGAATGGCAAAATACATCTTATGGTTCTATTTATCATGACCATGGATATCGTGCTATAGAAACTTCTGATGGTGGCTTTGCACAATTCGGATACTTCCGGAACTCCGCCGGATTCATGAATTATTGCTTAGTTAAGGTTGGACCAAATGGCGGTGTTACGAAAGACATTGGTATTGATGAATTCATTACTCCTTATACTTCACTTTGCAGAAGCAATAATATTCCACTTGAATTAAAGCTTACAAATTATGGTGCAACAAATGAAACAAACATTGTTGTAACAATCGATATCGACAATGGAACAAATGTAACAACCCTCCGCGATACACTTACCGGTTCTTTGGCAAGCGGTGTAAGCAGAAATTTAGTTTTCGATGACACATACAATTTTAATGTTGACGGGATTTATACTGTAACAGCACATACGTCTCACAGAAACAGTGATATCAGTTATTCAAATGATACAAACATCGTAACTGTTACTGTTCTTCCACCAACAGTTGACCCACAAACTACGAGTGGTATAAGTTGTTCTGCAGCTTCATTAACGCTTTCAGCAACTCCTGCATCTTCTGATGATTCTTTGTTCTGGTATGATTCACCGGTTAACGGAGATCTCATTATGTCAGGTAATGCATACACAACTCCTACTCTGACTTCTTCTGAAAGTTATTATGTTGAAGCAGTAAAAGGAAAAGGAAGTAAAGTTGGTCCGGTAGACAACAGTATCGGTAATGGTAATACAAACAACAACGGATATCTGAAATTCGATACTCGTTTAGCATTGAAAATTATTTCCGTAAAAGTTATTGCAAACTCTGCGGGTAATCGAACAATTGAATTAAGAAATTCTTCCGGCACTGTACTTCAATCTAAAACTATAAATCTTCCTGCAGGTGAAAGTCGTGTTTATCTTGACTTCGACGTTCCTCAGGGAAATGATTTTCAATTAGGTCTTGGAAGTGGTAGCGGAAATTTATTCAGAAATACCAGCGGCGCAAATTTTCCATACGACATCTCTAAAACAATTGAGATCTATGGATCAAGTTCTACAAGCAGCAGCGTATATTATTATTTTTACGACTGGTATATTTTTGTTCCATTTGAAAACTGCGGAAGCAACCGGGTAGAAACTCAGGCAAATATTGGAACATCTACTCCAACCAATGCTTACGATCAGACACGTTGCGGTCCCGGAACTGTTACTCTTACTGCATCCGGAGTTTCCGCTGATCTTGACTGGTATGATGCACCAACAGGTGGAACATTGGTTGATCCCGGACAAAATTTTACAACACCTTCTCTATCTTCAACAACAACATATTATCTTGAAGTAGCAGGTTGTTCTCCGCGAATAGCTGTTCAGGCAATTATCAGTTCACAACCTGCTGTTCCAACAACTGCGGATGTTACAAACTGCGGTCCGGGACAAATTGTATTAACTGCCACATCATCAGATTCAATTTTCTGGTATGATGCTGCAACAAACGGAACACTTCTGGGAACAGGATCATCCTTCACAACACCTTATCTGAATTCAACTCAGACATATTATGTTTCTGCAGGTGCTGATTGCCCAAGTGCGCGTGTTCCGGTGAGAGCTGTCATCAATTCAGTTGCTGCTCCTGTCGTATCAAATGTCGTTGCATGCGGACCAGTTTCAGTTACATTGAATGCAACATCTGCAGATCCTGTTGGCTGGTATGATCAACAGATCGGCGGTACATTGCTGGCTACAACTTATAATTTCGTTACTCCGGTTCTTGGAACTTCAACAACATATTTCGCTCAGTCACTTGGAGCTTGTCCGAGTTCAAGAGTACCCGTCATTGCTGATATTACTACAGTAGCATCTCCTGTTGGAACAGATGCAGACAGATGCGGACCGGGAACTGTAGTTCTTTCGGCACAATCAATTGATACTGTAACATGGTGGACAGATATCACTGCAGGAACACAATTGAGTTCAGGATTGATTTATACTACTCCTGTAATTTCTGCTACCTCAACTTACTATGCACAGGCAGCAAATAATGGCTGTACAAGTGTCAGAATTCCGGTTACGGCTACAATTACCTACACTCCCGCTCCTACTGCAAGTGATAGCGCGAATTGCGGACCGGGGACGATCGATCTTGCCGCTGCTTCAACTGATACAATTTACTGGTATGATGCACCAACAGGCGGAACATTACTATTCACAGGAAATGTTTTCACTACTCCATCATTAACTACTACTACAACCTATTATGCTCAGGCAAGTCTTGCTTGTCCAAGTCCGCGTACTGCTGTTGATGCTATCATTTCAACCACAGCTGCAGATCCGATCGTTCAGGATACTGCAATTTGCGGTACTTCGAGTGTGACCATTTCTGCTTCTGCAGTAAATCCGATCACGTGGTATGATGCACCGGGCGGGACTGTGCTTGGAACGGGAAGTACTTACACCACTCCTTCTATTTCATCATCGACAACTTACTATGCGGTAGCCGGAATTCCGGGATGTATCAGCAATGCAATACCTTTAGAGGTGACTGTAAATACAGTTCCTTCTGATCCAACAGTTACTACTGCAAGTAATTGCGGCCCGGCACAACTTTCAGTAACAGCAACTGCTGCCGATCCAGTTTCATGGTATTCTGCTGCAAGTGGCGGAACATTGCTTTCATCAAATGCAACATATACTGCAACATTTAACACGACCACGACTGTTTATGCAATTTCTTCAAATGGACTTTGTAATAGCGCAGCTATTCCATCAACTATAACAATTCATACAGTACCAAATATCAATATCGGTCCTGCCGTGATCAGTATCAATAGCGGACAAACCGTAACTCTTGATCCCGGTGCAGGCTTCACTTCTTATCTGTGGAGTACAACAGCAACCAGCCAGACAATTACAACCGGAATCGCAGGATTTTATTATGTAACTGTGACGGATGGAAATGGATGTCAGGGCGCAGACTCCGTTACAATAAATGTTATTATCGGAATTGAAGACCCTGAAGCAGAAAACGCTGTCACCGTTTATCCGAACCCTACAAGAGGTGTTTTCCGACTGGTTGTAAGAGACCCTTCATTAAAATTCGAAGTCAGAATTACAGATGTGTTAGGAAAACTGATAACAAGCGATAAACACATGGAAAATACACTTTACAGCAAGTCGTTTGATCTGACGAATGAACCTAATGGTGTCTATTTTATTTCGATTATAAGTATAAACGGAATTGTAACAAGAAGTGTAATTATTGAGTAA
- a CDS encoding DUF421 domain-containing protein, with the protein MDPISLLEIAGRSVAVYVAIILGIKIFGKKELSQLSVIDLVFILLISNSVQNAMVGSNTSLAGGVTAAASLFIVNYILKQFLFREKKVSQWIQGSPVILIHEGKIVEEHLKNERITHDELDAAIREHGVSSMEEVNLAILEVDGTISILSDNYKMHSKRKRKPRKQFLK; encoded by the coding sequence ATGGATCCCATATCATTACTTGAAATAGCAGGAAGAAGCGTTGCGGTATATGTAGCAATTATATTAGGTATAAAGATTTTCGGCAAAAAAGAACTATCGCAATTATCAGTAATTGATCTGGTATTTATCCTGCTGATCAGCAACTCAGTGCAAAATGCAATGGTTGGTTCCAATACCTCTTTGGCGGGAGGTGTTACCGCAGCCGCATCACTTTTTATCGTCAATTATATTTTGAAACAATTTCTTTTCCGCGAAAAAAAAGTCAGTCAATGGATACAAGGTTCACCTGTTATTCTCATTCATGAAGGAAAAATAGTTGAAGAACATTTGAAGAATGAACGGATCACACACGATGAATTGGATGCGGCTATAAGAGAACATGGGGTTAGTTCAATGGAAGAAGTAAATCTTGCAATCCTGGAAGTAGATGGCACAATCAGTATTTTGTCTGATAATTATAAAATGCATTCAAAACGAAAACGGAAACCGAGGAAACAGTTTTTGAAATGA